Proteins from one Bacteroidia bacterium genomic window:
- a CDS encoding prolyl oligopeptidase family serine peptidase: protein MKTYIGLYYTICAALLFGAFQGCKNKTHSKAALKYPVTEKVNQIDTYFGKTVQDEYRWLEDDKSPKVAEWVKAQNKVTFDYLQKIPYRNAIKQRLEKIFNFEKFSVPIKVGEYYFFYHNTGLQNQSVIYIQKGLSGTPEVFIDPNEIDKNGTTSVRLLSASPDNRYIAYAQSSAGSDWSEIYIMEVATKKKLPDVLKWVKFSNVAWKDNTSFFYSRYPEPEKGKELSGQNQFHSIYEHKVGDSQDKDKLIYRNNEKPLLYHSAAVTEDKKYLIMTVASGTDGFETYYKDLSNPFSKFEALFTGFKYKSSVIDHINGKFLVRTDIDAPKYRLVLIDLKNPQKEKWQTIIPEKEHLLEEVTVCGGKIFAKYLENANNKVYQMDYEGKNIREVKLPALGTVDGFEGKKEDKSAFYMFTSFTYPPTIYRYDIEKNESVLHFSPKVSFNPDDYETKQIFATSKDGTKVPIFVVHKKGLVLNGNNPTLLYGYGGFNVNLTPNFSASRMILLENGGVFAMANLRGGGEFGEEWHKAGMRLNKQNVFNDFIAAAEHLIALKYTNSEKLAIAGGSNGGLLVGACMTQRPELYKVAFPAVGVMDMLRYHKFTVGWGWIPEYGCADSTEVDFKNLYAYSPLHNIKEAYYPATLVTTADHDDRVVPAHSFKFIAKLQAHQKGENPVLIRIETDAGHGAGKSTSKIIEEEADKWAFMFYNMNIQPKL, encoded by the coding sequence ATGAAAACTTATATAGGGCTGTACTATACCATTTGTGCTGCGCTGCTTTTCGGAGCATTTCAAGGATGTAAAAACAAAACTCATTCTAAAGCAGCGTTAAAGTATCCTGTTACAGAAAAGGTAAACCAAATAGATACCTACTTTGGTAAAACTGTTCAAGATGAGTACCGGTGGCTTGAAGACGATAAAAGTCCAAAGGTAGCAGAATGGGTAAAAGCCCAAAACAAAGTTACTTTTGATTACTTGCAAAAAATTCCGTACCGAAACGCGATCAAACAAAGACTAGAAAAAATATTCAACTTTGAAAAATTTTCTGTACCTATCAAAGTCGGAGAATACTACTTTTTTTATCATAATACGGGGCTACAAAATCAAAGTGTCATCTACATACAAAAAGGGCTTTCTGGTACCCCCGAAGTATTTATAGACCCCAATGAGATAGACAAAAACGGTACTACTTCTGTACGCCTATTAAGTGCTTCTCCTGATAATAGGTATATTGCTTACGCGCAATCTTCCGCAGGTTCAGATTGGAGTGAAATTTATATCATGGAAGTTGCTACTAAAAAGAAACTGCCCGATGTCTTAAAGTGGGTAAAGTTTTCAAACGTTGCTTGGAAAGACAATACGAGCTTTTTTTATAGCCGTTATCCTGAACCTGAAAAAGGAAAAGAACTTTCAGGACAAAACCAATTTCATAGTATTTACGAGCACAAAGTTGGAGATAGCCAAGATAAAGACAAACTCATCTACCGAAATAACGAAAAGCCCCTCTTATATCATTCCGCAGCTGTAACGGAAGATAAAAAGTATTTGATTATGACAGTTGCATCAGGAACAGACGGCTTTGAAACTTATTACAAAGATTTATCCAATCCTTTTAGTAAGTTTGAGGCTTTGTTTACAGGTTTTAAATACAAAAGTAGTGTAATTGACCATATCAACGGTAAGTTTTTAGTCCGTACAGACATTGATGCACCTAAATACAGACTAGTTCTGATTGACCTCAAAAATCCTCAAAAAGAAAAGTGGCAAACTATTATTCCTGAAAAGGAGCATCTTTTAGAAGAAGTTACAGTTTGCGGAGGTAAAATATTTGCTAAATACCTTGAAAATGCTAATAACAAAGTTTATCAAATGGATTATGAAGGCAAAAACATCAGAGAAGTAAAATTGCCTGCTTTGGGCACAGTAGATGGTTTTGAGGGCAAAAAAGAAGACAAGAGTGCATTTTACATGTTCACTTCGTTTACTTATCCCCCCACTATTTACAGGTATGACATAGAAAAAAATGAATCAGTTTTACATTTTAGCCCAAAGGTTTCTTTCAATCCCGATGATTACGAAACTAAACAAATTTTTGCCACAAGTAAAGATGGCACGAAAGTTCCTATTTTTGTAGTGCATAAAAAAGGTTTAGTGCTTAATGGGAACAATCCTACCTTATTGTACGGCTATGGAGGATTTAATGTAAATCTGACACCAAATTTTAGTGCAAGCCGAATGATATTATTAGAAAATGGCGGTGTATTTGCTATGGCAAACTTGCGAGGTGGAGGGGAGTTTGGTGAAGAATGGCACAAAGCAGGTATGCGGCTCAATAAACAAAATGTGTTTAATGACTTCATTGCTGCCGCAGAGCATTTAATTGCACTCAAATATACCAATTCTGAAAAGTTAGCTATTGCAGGCGGGTCGAATGGAGGTTTATTAGTAGGTGCTTGTATGACGCAGCGGCCTGAATTGTACAAAGTAGCTTTTCCTGCTGTAGGCGTAATGGATATGCTGCGCTATCACAAATTTACCGTAGGCTGGGGCTGGATACCCGAATATGGCTGTGCAGATAGTACAGAAGTAGACTTCAAAAACTTATATGCTTATTCACCTTTGCACAATATAAAAGAAGCCTATTACCCTGCTACCTTAGTAACCACTGCTGACCATGATGATAGGGTAGTTCCTGCCCATTCTTTCAAGTTCATTGCTAAATTACAAGCGCATCAAAAAGGGGAAAATCCTGTACTTATACGTATAGAAACCGATGCGGGACATGGAGCAGGTAAATCTACCTCTAAAATTATTGAAGAGGAAGCAGATAAGTGGGCTTTTATGTTCTACAATATGAACATACAGCCTAAACTTTAA